One genomic region from Conexibacter woesei Iso977N encodes:
- the rplJ gene encoding 50S ribosomal protein L10 codes for MNREEKATAVAEIAEQIQGSEAVFAVDYRGITVAQIKELRTKLRDSDATFRVVKNTLTERAADQAEAEALKSLLEGPTALTFVRGDAAAAAKTIADFQRSTGGELLPFKGGLMEGNALDAAQIVAISKLPSRQVLYGQLVGVVASPITGLARSLNGLVSGLAIALGGVLEKKESGEIPAGAAPAAAATTEETPEADAPAEAAEPSEGSDDTTETPQED; via the coding sequence GTGAACCGGGAAGAGAAAGCCACAGCGGTCGCTGAGATCGCTGAGCAGATCCAGGGCTCCGAGGCGGTGTTCGCCGTCGATTACCGCGGCATCACCGTCGCGCAGATCAAGGAGCTCCGGACCAAGCTGCGCGACTCGGACGCAACGTTCCGAGTCGTCAAGAACACGCTGACCGAGCGTGCCGCCGACCAGGCCGAGGCAGAGGCTCTCAAGTCTCTGCTCGAAGGCCCGACGGCGCTCACGTTCGTGCGTGGCGACGCCGCTGCTGCCGCCAAGACCATCGCCGACTTCCAGAGGTCGACCGGTGGCGAGCTGCTGCCCTTCAAGGGCGGGCTCATGGAAGGCAACGCGCTCGACGCCGCGCAGATCGTCGCCATCTCCAAGCTCCCGTCGCGCCAGGTCCTTTACGGACAGCTGGTCGGCGTGGTCGCCTCGCCGATCACCGGCCTTGCGCGCAGCCTGAACGGGCTCGTGTCCGGTCTGGCGATCGCCCTGGGCGGCGTGCTGGAGAAGAAGGAGTCGGGAGAGATCCCGGCCGGCGCAGCTCCCGCGGCTGCCGCCACCACCGAAGAGACCCCCGAGGCCGACGCTCCGGCCGAGGCCGCGGAGCCCTCCGAGGGCTCTGACGACACCACTGAGACCCCCCAGGAGGACTAA
- the rplL gene encoding 50S ribosomal protein L7/L12 produces MATSTTDWIEELKGISVLELSERIKALEEEFGVSATAVAAAAPAGGGDAAPAEEESSTVDVILTGAGDKKIQVIKVVRAATGLGLKEAKALVDEAPKPVKEGIERDEADKLKQELEEAGASVEVK; encoded by the coding sequence ATGGCTACCAGCACCACTGATTGGATCGAAGAGCTCAAGGGCATCTCCGTGCTCGAGCTCTCTGAGCGCATCAAGGCGCTCGAAGAGGAGTTCGGCGTTTCCGCGACGGCCGTCGCGGCCGCCGCCCCCGCCGGTGGCGGCGACGCCGCCCCCGCCGAGGAGGAGTCCTCGACCGTCGACGTCATCCTGACCGGCGCCGGCGACAAGAAGATCCAGGTCATCAAGGTCGTGCGTGCCGCGACCGGCCTGGGCCTGAAGGAGGCCAAGGCGCTCGTCGACGAGGCTCCCAAGCCCGTCAAGGAAGGCATCGAGCGCGACGAGGCCGACAAGCTCAAGCA